One genomic window of [Clostridium] scindens ATCC 35704 includes the following:
- the cas2 gene encoding CRISPR-associated endonuclease Cas2, protein MLVLITYDVNTETEAGKRRLRKVAKQCVNYGQRVQNSVFECNLDAAKLRQVKAILEDIIDKEVDSLRFYNLGNKYKDKIEHIGAKKSFDVTAPLIF, encoded by the coding sequence ATGCTGGTGTTAATAACTTATGATGTGAATACAGAGACAGAGGCAGGAAAGAGACGTCTAAGGAAAGTAGCAAAGCAATGCGTTAATTATGGACAGCGGGTTCAAAATTCCGTGTTCGAGTGCAATCTGGACGCCGCAAAACTTCGCCAGGTAAAGGCTATCTTGGAAGACATAATTGATAAAGAGGTTGATAGTTTAAGATTTTATAATCTAGGTAATAAGTATAAAGACAAGATTGAACATATAGGAGCAAAGAAAAGTTTTGATGTGACTGCCCCTCTTATATTCTAG